The following coding sequences lie in one Arachis hypogaea cultivar Tifrunner chromosome 4, arahy.Tifrunner.gnm2.J5K5, whole genome shotgun sequence genomic window:
- the LOC112797325 gene encoding uncharacterized protein — MGDKKKKAQMFVKLVSAAGTGFFYVKRKPRQFTEKLEFRKYDPRVNRHVLFTEAKMK, encoded by the coding sequence ATGGGGGACAAGAAGAAGAAGGCTCAAATGTTTGTAAAACTAGTGTCTGCTGCTGGGACTGGATTTTTCTATGTGAAGAGGAAGCCAAGGCAGTTCACAGAGAAGCTCGAGTTTCGCAAGTATGATCCAAGGGTTAACCGCCATGTTCTCTTTACAGAGGCTAAGATGAAGTGA